A window from Pseudobutyrivibrio ruminis HUN009 encodes these proteins:
- a CDS encoding glycosyltransferase family 2 protein, with amino-acid sequence MAKKLSIVVSVYNEALGLHQFYEHTNQVLTDDFAKTGWDYELIFVNDGSQDDSLEILREFAEEDDHVKVVNFAANRGHEAAMIAGIDYSSGDAVVCMDADLQHPPEVLPAMAHKFDEGYDVISMIRTARQDAGLIKRITSWGFYKVMNMLSGKTKFENNSSDFFGISRRVALVLKKDYRERVRFLRGYVQNVGFRKTTLEFEASSRIAGESNYNIKSLIALSLNAICNFSDAPLKMGIYAGLVSLVAAFILMIYSIVQYFLGTAPDGYSTIIVLLCFMFGVLFIILGFVSEYLAIIFAEVKNRPIYIVDSVITKDGEELQ; translated from the coding sequence ATGGCTAAGAAATTATCGATTGTAGTTTCTGTTTATAATGAGGCTCTTGGCTTGCATCAGTTTTATGAGCACACCAATCAGGTTCTTACTGATGATTTTGCGAAGACAGGATGGGACTATGAGCTTATTTTTGTAAATGATGGCAGTCAAGATGACAGCTTGGAAATACTTCGTGAATTTGCTGAAGAGGATGACCATGTTAAGGTTGTAAATTTTGCAGCCAACCGTGGCCATGAAGCAGCAATGATTGCTGGCATCGATTATTCTTCAGGTGATGCAGTTGTGTGCATGGATGCAGATTTACAGCATCCACCAGAAGTGTTACCTGCCATGGCTCACAAGTTTGATGAGGGATATGATGTTATTTCTATGATTCGTACAGCTCGCCAGGATGCTGGCCTTATCAAGCGCATCACATCTTGGGGCTTCTACAAAGTCATGAATATGCTTTCCGGCAAGACAAAGTTCGAAAACAACTCATCAGATTTCTTTGGCATCTCCCGCAGAGTTGCACTTGTTTTAAAGAAGGATTATCGTGAGCGTGTTCGCTTCCTTCGCGGATATGTTCAAAACGTTGGCTTCAGAAAGACTACACTTGAGTTTGAGGCGTCATCACGTATTGCCGGCGAAAGCAACTACAATATCAAGTCACTTATCGCTCTTTCCCTTAATGCCATCTGCAACTTTTCAGATGCGCCACTTAAGATGGGAATTTACGCAGGACTTGTATCACTTGTAGCTGCATTTATTCTTATGATTTATTCCATCGTTCAGTACTTCCTTGGTACTGCGCCTGATGGATACTCAACAATCATCGTCTTGCTTTGTTTCATGTTCGGTGTATTGTTCATCATTCTTGGATTCGTTTCAGAGTACCTCGCAATTATTTTTGCAGAGGTTAAGAACCGTCCAATTTATATCGTTGACAGCGTAATTACAAAAGATGGAGAGGAATTGCAATAA
- a CDS encoding AAC(3) family N-acetyltransferase has product MTSQDLLNDIKNEIASLGIARGDMVYVASDITNLLFVAKNECQVKVKQRNDFLNEFVNTLQDLVGEEGTLLFPVFSWDFCRGNGFDYLNTPGEVGALNNWILKNRTDFIRTKHPMYSFMVWGKNAHRLAAMNNQDAWSDAGPFTYLRDNGGKQLFFDIQAHQGITFGHYVEQCVDVPYRHPKYFFGDYTDKNGVTEKRCYSMYVRDLEVTQEISITNEWLVSNGVAKAGESHSLGLCVCDLGAAYPVIAADMRADGANTLKFENYTLDWSKPKTVPYEVKGLE; this is encoded by the coding sequence ATGACATCACAAGATTTATTAAATGATATAAAAAATGAAATCGCATCTCTTGGCATAGCACGTGGCGACATGGTTTACGTTGCCAGCGACATCACAAACCTTTTATTCGTTGCCAAAAACGAATGCCAGGTTAAGGTAAAGCAGAGAAACGATTTCTTAAATGAATTCGTAAATACGTTACAGGATTTAGTCGGAGAGGAAGGAACACTTCTGTTTCCAGTTTTCTCCTGGGACTTTTGTAGAGGAAATGGCTTCGATTATTTAAACACACCAGGCGAGGTTGGTGCTCTCAACAATTGGATTCTTAAAAACAGAACCGACTTCATTCGCACCAAGCACCCAATGTATTCTTTTATGGTTTGGGGCAAAAATGCACATCGCTTGGCGGCCATGAATAATCAGGATGCCTGGTCCGATGCAGGTCCATTCACCTATCTTCGTGACAACGGCGGTAAGCAGCTGTTCTTTGACATCCAGGCCCACCAGGGTATCACCTTCGGTCACTACGTAGAGCAGTGCGTTGATGTTCCTTATCGCCATCCAAAGTATTTCTTTGGCGACTACACAGATAAAAATGGCGTCACAGAAAAACGCTGCTACTCAATGTACGTCCGTGATTTGGAAGTTACCCAGGAAATCAGCATCACCAATGAATGGCTTGTTTCAAATGGCGTTGCAAAAGCTGGCGAAAGCCACAGCCTTGGCCTTTGCGTATGCGACCTTGGTGCAGCTTATCCAGTCATCGCAGCAGATATGCGCGCAGACGGTGCCAACACATTAAAATTCGAAAACTACACCTTGGACTGGTCAAAGCCAAAGACCGTTCCTTACGAAGTAAAAGGATTAGAATAA
- a CDS encoding polysaccharide biosynthesis protein, with amino-acid sequence MEIMNRMKHWHKVAYFLLAYDFITVVLSYFLALWLRFDCQFSHIEPPYLEKYYVIIIPYAIFTVIIYQLFGLYRSIWRFASFYELKKLVLSTAVTLAANAFVVTAFIYRMPISYYVFGIAFQFFFGVSIRFSYRFILLLRDSRETNAADTNVLLIGAGSAGRMILRDVNFVNGGANGSAKVVCIIDDNPNKWGRYIDGVEVIGGRDKILYAVEKYEIKEIYIAIATLAPSEKRNLINICKETNCRIKQLPNMYAEKAGIISAGNLQNITIEDVLGRDPISLHQEDVAAQLQGKVVLVTGGGGSIGSELCRQIAKYGPKQLIIFDVYENNAYDIQLELKRKYPNLDLVTLIGSVRDARRIESVFETYRPNICYHAAAHKHVPLMEDSPCEAIKNNAVGTYKTAYAAMKYGCDRFVLISTDKAVNPTNVMGATKRICEMIIQTFDNMVRNNHEDMLPTLITHQVDIDTADSEKVPAGSGHTEYVAVRFGNVLGSNGSVVPLFKKQIAEGGPVTLTHRDIIRYFMTIPEAVSLVLKAGANASGGEIFVLDMGEPVKILDLARNMIELAGLRPDVDIEIEEIGLRPGEKLYEEKLMSEEGLKETENHLIHVAEPIKFDSDEFIRNLQSLMTLAYSNEGPEVVQKIRETVPTFKG; translated from the coding sequence ATGGAGATTATGAATAGAATGAAGCATTGGCACAAGGTGGCATATTTCTTACTTGCCTACGATTTTATTACCGTTGTGCTTTCTTATTTTCTAGCTCTTTGGCTTAGGTTCGACTGCCAGTTTTCACACATTGAACCACCATATTTGGAAAAATATTATGTAATCATAATTCCATACGCAATTTTCACAGTTATTATTTATCAGCTCTTTGGTCTCTACCGAAGCATTTGGCGTTTTGCCAGCTTCTACGAGTTAAAAAAACTAGTGCTTTCCACAGCAGTTACACTTGCGGCTAATGCATTTGTAGTTACAGCATTCATTTATAGAATGCCAATTTCATATTATGTATTTGGAATCGCATTCCAGTTTTTCTTTGGAGTTAGCATTCGCTTCTCTTATAGATTTATCTTGCTTCTTCGAGATAGTCGCGAAACAAACGCTGCCGATACCAACGTACTCCTTATTGGTGCTGGCTCAGCAGGACGTATGATTCTTCGTGATGTAAACTTTGTAAATGGCGGCGCAAATGGTTCTGCCAAGGTCGTTTGCATCATCGACGACAACCCTAACAAGTGGGGCCGTTACATCGATGGAGTAGAAGTAATCGGTGGCCGCGACAAAATTCTTTATGCCGTTGAAAAGTACGAGATAAAGGAAATCTACATCGCCATCGCCACACTTGCTCCTAGCGAAAAGCGTAACCTCATCAATATTTGCAAGGAAACAAACTGCCGCATTAAGCAGCTTCCAAATATGTACGCTGAAAAGGCTGGCATCATCAGCGCTGGCAATCTTCAGAACATCACAATAGAGGATGTTCTCGGGCGTGATCCAATCAGCCTCCATCAGGAGGATGTTGCTGCTCAGCTTCAGGGCAAAGTTGTTCTTGTTACAGGCGGTGGCGGTTCCATCGGTTCAGAGCTTTGCCGTCAGATTGCAAAGTATGGCCCAAAGCAGCTCATCATTTTTGATGTATATGAAAACAATGCTTATGATATTCAGCTTGAGCTTAAGCGCAAATATCCGAATCTTGATTTAGTTACACTTATCGGTTCAGTTCGCGATGCTCGCCGTATTGAATCAGTGTTTGAAACATACAGACCAAACATCTGCTATCACGCAGCAGCTCACAAGCATGTGCCTCTTATGGAGGACAGCCCTTGCGAGGCAATCAAAAATAATGCAGTTGGTACTTACAAGACAGCCTATGCTGCTATGAAATATGGATGTGACCGTTTTGTTCTTATCAGTACAGATAAGGCAGTTAACCCTACAAACGTCATGGGTGCCACAAAACGTATATGCGAAATGATTATCCAGACTTTCGACAACATGGTTCGCAACAACCACGAGGATATGCTTCCAACACTTATCACTCACCAGGTTGATATTGATACAGCAGATTCAGAAAAGGTTCCAGCAGGCAGCGGTCACACAGAGTATGTTGCAGTTCGTTTTGGTAACGTGCTTGGTTCAAATGGTTCTGTTGTACCTCTTTTCAAGAAGCAGATTGCAGAGGGCGGTCCAGTTACACTTACACACAGGGATATCATCCGATACTTCATGACAATTCCAGAGGCTGTCAGCCTTGTGCTTAAGGCAGGCGCTAATGCATCTGGTGGAGAGATTTTTGTTCTTGATATGGGAGAGCCTGTAAAGATTCTTGATCTTGCTCGCAACATGATTGAGCTTGCAGGTCTTCGTCCAGACGTTGATATTGAAATAGAAGAAATTGGCCTTCGCCCAGGCGAGAAGCTTTACGAAGAAAAGCTTATGAGCGAGGAAGGCTTGAAAGAAACTGAAAATCATCTGATTCACGTGGCTGAGCCAATTAAGTTTGATTCAGACGAATTTATAAGAAATCTTCAATCACTTATGACACTTGCATACAGCAACGAGGGCCCAGAGGTGGTTCAGAAGATTAGAGAAACTGTGCCTACATTCAAAGGCTAG
- a CDS encoding DUF4910 domain-containing protein, with protein sequence MSSIGQSMYDFATELFPINRSITGEGVRQTLKMCSDRIAGDDGVTFEIKNVASGTQVFDWNVPKEWKINAAYIEDEAGNHIVDMAVSNLHVMGYSTPIDEWVDLEELKQHIFTLPDQPDIVPYVTSYYKERYGFCMSQNQLDSLKPGKYHMYIDSELFNGNLTYAELVLPGESDEEIFFSTYDCHPSMANNEVSGPVLMCELIKYVKTIKNRHYTYRFIIIPETIGSITYIATDDHLQHMKQHIVAGFNLSCVGDDRDYSIVHSKYADTLADRVLTNVLKTHTEGKYSDYSFLKRGSDERQYNSAGVDLPVVCFCRSKFGEYPEYHTSADDMTLVSPEGFRGAYDVVTQVVDALENNKTFVMTVPCEPQLGKRGLFPTVSKKGSYDAVMAMMYFMTYADGRNDLIGISEITGVPVKELIDIAHKLHENGLVEVK encoded by the coding sequence ATGAGTTCAATTGGACAGAGTATGTATGATTTTGCCACAGAGCTTTTTCCTATCAACCGAAGCATCACAGGTGAGGGCGTTCGCCAGACTTTAAAGATGTGCTCCGATAGGATTGCAGGCGATGATGGCGTTACATTTGAGATAAAAAATGTTGCCAGTGGTACACAGGTCTTTGACTGGAATGTGCCAAAGGAATGGAAGATAAACGCAGCTTACATCGAGGACGAGGCAGGCAACCATATAGTAGATATGGCTGTTAGTAACCTCCACGTGATGGGTTATTCTACCCCTATCGATGAGTGGGTAGATTTGGAAGAGTTGAAGCAGCACATCTTCACATTGCCAGATCAGCCAGATATCGTACCTTACGTTACCAGCTATTACAAGGAACGCTACGGATTCTGCATGAGCCAGAATCAGTTGGATAGCCTTAAGCCAGGCAAGTACCACATGTACATCGATTCAGAGCTTTTCAATGGTAATCTTACATACGCTGAGCTTGTTTTACCAGGCGAGTCCGATGAAGAAATCTTCTTCTCAACATACGATTGCCACCCATCTATGGCCAACAACGAAGTCTCAGGCCCAGTACTGATGTGTGAGCTTATCAAATACGTAAAGACGATAAAGAATCGCCACTATACATATCGATTCATCATCATTCCAGAGACAATCGGTTCTATCACATACATCGCTACAGATGATCACTTGCAGCATATGAAGCAGCATATCGTTGCAGGCTTTAATCTTTCTTGCGTAGGTGATGATAGGGATTATTCAATTGTCCATAGCAAATACGCAGATACTCTTGCCGACAGAGTTCTTACGAATGTTCTAAAGACTCATACAGAAGGAAAATATAGCGACTACAGCTTTTTGAAGCGCGGCTCAGACGAGCGCCAGTACAATTCCGCAGGCGTGGACCTTCCAGTGGTTTGCTTCTGCCGTAGCAAGTTTGGCGAGTACCCAGAGTACCACACCAGTGCCGATGATATGACTCTCGTTAGCCCAGAGGGATTCCGGGGAGCATACGATGTTGTCACTCAGGTGGTAGATGCTCTTGAAAACAACAAGACTTTTGTCATGACAGTACCTTGCGAGCCACAGCTTGGCAAGCGCGGGCTCTTCCCAACAGTTAGCAAAAAGGGAAGCTACGATGCAGTCATGGCCATGATGTATTTCATGACATACGCCGATGGTCGCAACGATTTGATTGGCATTTCGGAAATCACAGGAGTGCCAGTAAAAGAGCTAATCGACATCGCCCACAAGCTTCATGAAAATGGCTTGGTAGAAGTAAAATAA
- a CDS encoding acyltransferase family protein: MKQRIYTLDIYKIVLTVLVVFHHFQQVTGVVYPGINFYGGTIDMYPILELFFMISGFMCAPSVAKMLNDSFGKYFIKKAIRIYPMVAITMITGAIIMFSYFRMTGSWFFDIAVTYWRTFSSMLLITTGGPINNGLSLNPPLWYLCVLIYCYVLLYFIVWLCNKLQVSHLVGAGVMVVVGTCVVEYGVAFPFFTEETGRGYSAFFLGLIIYSMWDKLSHKALTIYGFAMTALCAFGYLFKFEYIQGNHRAVMTYMLWPAMMFVALSTARFFHLKIWSVLAAISFEVYIWHFIGLAFLMYISTRFGLTFPNPMHLMIEFLLGLCVFATIVYYLIEKPLTKWLKGLIQNG, from the coding sequence ATGAAACAACGTATTTACACATTAGATATTTATAAAATTGTGCTTACTGTTCTTGTGGTATTTCACCACTTCCAACAGGTTACTGGCGTGGTTTACCCAGGTATTAATTTTTACGGTGGCACAATCGACATGTACCCAATTCTTGAATTGTTCTTTATGATTTCAGGATTTATGTGCGCACCTTCCGTAGCCAAGATGCTTAATGACAGCTTCGGCAAATACTTCATTAAAAAGGCAATCCGTATTTACCCTATGGTTGCCATCACAATGATTACAGGTGCCATCATCATGTTCAGCTATTTCAGAATGACTGGCTCATGGTTCTTCGATATAGCCGTTACATATTGGCGTACATTCAGCAGTATGCTTCTTATCACAACTGGTGGTCCAATCAACAACGGTCTTTCATTAAACCCACCACTTTGGTATCTATGTGTGTTGATTTATTGTTATGTGCTTTTATATTTCATTGTTTGGCTTTGCAACAAGCTCCAGGTGAGCCATTTGGTTGGCGCAGGAGTGATGGTTGTTGTTGGTACATGCGTTGTAGAATATGGCGTTGCATTCCCATTCTTCACAGAGGAAACAGGCAGAGGTTATTCAGCATTCTTCCTTGGCCTCATCATCTACAGCATGTGGGATAAGCTTTCACACAAGGCACTTACGATCTATGGATTTGCAATGACAGCACTTTGTGCTTTCGGATATTTGTTTAAGTTTGAATACATTCAGGGAAATCACCGTGCAGTCATGACATACATGCTTTGGCCTGCAATGATGTTTGTTGCCCTCAGCACAGCCAGATTCTTCCATTTGAAAATCTGGAGCGTTTTGGCAGCAATCTCATTTGAAGTGTATATTTGGCATTTCATTGGCCTTGCATTTCTTATGTACATCAGCACCAGATTTGGTTTAACATTCCCAAATCCAATGCACTTGATGATTGAGTTTTTACTTGGTCTTTGTGTGTTTGCAACTATTGTTTACTATCTTATTGAAAAACCACTTACAAAATGGTTGAAAGGATTAATCCAAAATGGCTAA
- a CDS encoding acyl carrier protein, protein MNREEILSKINEIFQDAFDDESLEISEATTANDIEGWDSLMQMNLIEMIEDEFEFQFTMDEVAALKNVGSIVDVVASHA, encoded by the coding sequence ATGAACAGAGAAGAAATCTTATCTAAAATAAACGAAATCTTTCAGGATGCCTTCGACGATGAAAGCCTTGAAATCAGCGAAGCAACCACAGCAAACGACATTGAAGGTTGGGATTCACTTATGCAGATGAACCTTATCGAAATGATCGAGGATGAATTTGAATTCCAGTTCACTATGGACGAAGTTGCCGCCCTCAAAAATGTAGGCAGTATCGTGGATGTAGTGGCTAGCCACGCATAA
- a CDS encoding TraX family protein, whose protein sequence is MKNRGLDRTQLKILAIIAMVVDHTAWGFVDFMSPLGQLMHIFGRLTLPIMCFFIAEGYRHTKNLQDYIYRMLAFSAISVIPFYIFFHEEYGYRQNIIFDLTLALLCLCISEGKIFKRWMKICLIALLVLISLLIGGWVVMPIIYVFIFYYGRDFKDKAIIFTGATVLMSAVLSVMIVLNQQYHFSQYDWTVQERLYLLGFVFALIPLYFYNGGRGKDLFGGSGVGRYFFYIFYPSHFLLLAYIRHIVRGYTLQNLYIDIHVIALLIALIILSYVLTLHTTRAQMAVTFFMTSAAMYLFGFLMEITTYDIEGVYTATKLQYFAECFVFIAITLCIQELTHTRLPYPVYVFEFVFSTFVMYCMFTWRENHLMYKDVIMDFDGPFPRMYVVEYGIVFYAFVLYCLAICLMAIGVGFYSLRNHDNLQRKRLRLLLLGMVTMWIPYISKMIGLFDKYEIPALTIPFTAYFVVLSLKKYSYLDSVALDFANAINRGNEGILVVDRNFSIMYHNEVVHQLFGKFMRFDSARNVPGLYEALTSGESTITKDGHTYEIRVEPLTEQGHNIGSILWIFDLTEHFEYLSSIEKSANTDSLTGLLNRKAFEKRVGEALERKEGGAFFMVDLDNFKHVNDNYGHDAGDVILSTLSAVIKHEQTRDMNHNLIAGRVGGDEFTLYYEGITDKRALSNFAHLLIDNFDNKLLATAYPGVTSISLGISLTGGSELAPAKTYNQLYKDADEALYIAKGAGKKTFAFR, encoded by the coding sequence ATGAAAAATCGCGGACTAGATAGAACACAATTAAAAATTTTGGCAATCATTGCCATGGTGGTTGATCACACCGCTTGGGGATTTGTAGATTTCATGTCTCCTTTAGGACAGTTAATGCACATTTTCGGAAGGCTCACACTTCCTATCATGTGCTTTTTTATCGCCGAAGGATACAGGCACACCAAAAATCTACAGGATTATATCTATAGGATGTTGGCCTTTTCTGCCATCTCTGTAATTCCGTTTTATATTTTCTTTCATGAGGAATATGGCTATCGCCAAAATATCATTTTCGATTTGACGCTGGCGTTGCTTTGCCTTTGCATTTCTGAGGGAAAGATTTTCAAAAGATGGATGAAGATATGCTTGATTGCCCTACTTGTGCTGATTTCTTTACTAATCGGTGGATGGGTTGTGATGCCAATCATCTATGTTTTCATTTTTTACTATGGAAGGGATTTCAAGGATAAGGCCATCATATTTACTGGCGCCACTGTGCTTATGAGTGCAGTTCTTTCAGTGATGATAGTACTCAATCAACAGTACCATTTCTCCCAGTATGATTGGACAGTTCAGGAAAGACTATATTTGCTTGGATTCGTATTTGCGTTAATTCCTTTGTATTTTTACAACGGAGGGAGAGGCAAGGATTTATTTGGCGGTTCAGGTGTAGGCAGATATTTCTTCTACATCTTTTATCCTAGCCACTTTTTGCTGCTTGCTTACATAAGGCACATTGTTCGTGGATACACTCTGCAAAATCTTTACATCGATATCCATGTGATAGCACTTTTGATTGCGCTAATCATCCTTTCGTATGTGCTTACGTTGCACACCACACGAGCTCAAATGGCTGTTACATTTTTCATGACTAGTGCAGCCATGTACCTGTTTGGATTTTTAATGGAGATTACCACCTATGACATCGAGGGCGTTTACACTGCAACCAAGCTTCAGTACTTTGCAGAATGCTTTGTGTTTATCGCAATCACTCTTTGCATCCAGGAGTTGACACATACCAGATTGCCATATCCTGTTTATGTTTTCGAGTTTGTTTTCTCCACATTTGTCATGTACTGCATGTTCACCTGGCGAGAGAATCATCTGATGTATAAGGATGTGATTATGGACTTTGACGGTCCGTTTCCACGAATGTACGTGGTGGAATACGGAATTGTTTTCTATGCATTCGTGTTATACTGCTTAGCCATTTGCTTGATGGCCATTGGCGTGGGATTTTACTCACTTCGTAATCACGATAATTTGCAGAGAAAGCGTCTCAGGCTTTTGCTTCTTGGAATGGTTACCATGTGGATTCCATACATCAGCAAGATGATCGGTCTTTTTGATAAGTACGAGATTCCTGCTTTGACCATTCCATTTACTGCATATTTCGTTGTTCTTTCTCTGAAGAAATACAGCTACCTTGATTCTGTTGCTTTGGATTTTGCAAATGCCATTAATCGTGGTAACGAAGGAATCCTGGTTGTAGATAGAAACTTTAGCATCATGTATCACAACGAAGTGGTACATCAGTTATTTGGCAAGTTCATGAGATTTGATTCTGCAAGAAATGTGCCTGGGCTTTATGAAGCTTTGACAAGTGGAGAATCTACAATCACAAAGGACGGTCACACTTACGAGATACGAGTTGAGCCTCTTACTGAGCAAGGCCACAACATCGGTTCCATCCTTTGGATTTTTGATTTAACTGAACATTTTGAGTATCTTAGCTCTATAGAGAAATCCGCAAATACGGATTCACTTACAGGGCTACTTAATAGAAAAGCTTTTGAGAAAAGAGTGGGTGAGGCCCTTGAGAGAAAGGAAGGCGGCGCCTTCTTTATGGTGGACTTGGACAACTTTAAGCACGTCAATGACAACTACGGTCACGATGCTGGAGATGTTATTCTAAGCACCCTTTCTGCTGTAATCAAACACGAACAAACTCGCGACATGAATCACAACCTGATTGCGGGACGTGTGGGTGGTGATGAGTTCACTCTGTACTATGAAGGCATCACAGACAAGCGAGCCCTCAGCAACTTTGCTCACTTGCTTATCGACAATTTTGACAACAAGCTGCTGGCCACTGCTTATCCTGGAGTTACATCTATTTCACTTGGCATCTCCCTGACAGGCGGCAGCGAGCTGGCACCAGCCAAGACATACAATCAGCTTTACAAAGATGCTGACGAAGCACTCTATATTGCCAAGGGTGCTGGCAAGAAGACATTTGCGTTTAGATAA
- a CDS encoding glucosyltransferase domain-containing protein — protein MNFTSQIETAFSKIKNHFTGTQITALISALVAGLVAHGYVLFNRISYHDNAACLFSLGGTYESGRWVLGFIYDIQMMTTKLFSVPVFNGLLSLIFIGFAAMLIVDMFQIKSKVAAAFIGAIMSVYPVVTSIFSFMFTAWEYFLALLLAVLAAKILLKSLSVKNVILSAVVLSLSLGIYQAFFAVTIATFLVSLTLGVLKNEITSIGEYAKRGFTYLAELVVGLGIWGVMRFITQHIKGIEAVDYKGMDDGYSLALLPKQIIESVAAFFGFRQAGINALLYLRAFTALVVVVTIIQLVVMLVRSSNKVGVKAISLVGLIFLPIGMNVVYLLSTSEEYHVDSLMVYGNIFVFLLPVFLIEMLDAQEFKAGAVRSLTSIATWIQILSLAVLTVGYIYLDNAAYMKAEIAEEQATAYYTELVANIKATEGFSDDMEIVFVGWENLSDGTNAKVDSVDQLEAVQLEKYPRFTDIITYGGSRFFMQEHLGFGNDLLIEDDGTYADNAEVQAMPTYPNDGSIAVIDGKVIVKLGE, from the coding sequence ATGAATTTCACATCTCAGATAGAGACAGCTTTTTCGAAAATCAAAAATCATTTCACAGGCACACAGATCACAGCCCTAATTTCAGCATTGGTGGCTGGGCTTGTGGCCCATGGATATGTTTTGTTCAACCGCATTTCATATCATGACAATGCAGCCTGCCTATTCTCATTGGGCGGCACATACGAATCAGGCAGATGGGTACTTGGTTTCATCTACGACATTCAGATGATGACCACAAAGCTTTTTTCAGTGCCTGTATTTAATGGCCTTTTGTCTCTGATTTTCATTGGCTTTGCAGCAATGCTTATTGTGGATATGTTCCAGATTAAGTCAAAGGTTGCAGCTGCTTTCATCGGCGCAATCATGTCCGTATATCCGGTAGTCACCAGCATCTTTTCTTTCATGTTTACAGCATGGGAATATTTCTTGGCACTGCTTCTTGCGGTTCTTGCAGCAAAGATTTTGCTTAAGTCTTTATCAGTGAAAAACGTCATTCTTTCCGCTGTTGTTTTATCACTTAGCCTTGGTATTTACCAGGCCTTTTTTGCTGTTACAATAGCAACATTTCTTGTGTCACTTACACTTGGCGTTTTGAAAAATGAAATCACTTCTATCGGTGAGTATGCAAAACGCGGTTTCACATATCTTGCAGAGCTTGTAGTTGGTCTTGGTATCTGGGGCGTTATGCGCTTCATCACCCAGCATATCAAGGGTATCGAAGCCGTTGATTACAAGGGAATGGACGATGGCTACAGCCTCGCACTTCTTCCAAAGCAAATCATTGAAAGTGTCGCAGCTTTCTTTGGATTCCGTCAGGCTGGCATCAACGCTTTGTTATATCTTAGAGCCTTCACAGCGCTTGTCGTTGTCGTTACAATCATCCAGCTTGTAGTGATGCTGGTTCGTAGCTCAAATAAGGTCGGCGTTAAAGCTATTTCATTGGTAGGTCTCATTTTCCTTCCAATAGGAATGAACGTGGTCTATCTTCTTTCTACTAGTGAGGAATATCACGTAGATTCGCTGATGGTTTACGGCAATATTTTCGTTTTCCTTCTTCCAGTATTTTTGATTGAGATGTTGGATGCACAGGAGTTCAAGGCTGGCGCAGTACGCAGCCTTACATCAATCGCCACATGGATTCAGATTCTTTCACTTGCAGTCCTCACTGTGGGTTACATATATCTTGATAACGCTGCCTACATGAAGGCAGAAATCGCAGAGGAGCAGGCCACTGCCTACTACACCGAGCTTGTTGCAAACATCAAAGCCACAGAAGGCTTTTCCGATGATATGGAAATCGTCTTCGTTGGTTGGGAAAATCTTTCCGATGGCACCAATGCCAAAGTGGATTCAGTAGACCAGCTCGAGGCAGTGCAGCTTGAAAAATATCCTCGCTTCACCGACATCATCACTTACGGCGGCTCAAGATTTTTCATGCAGGAGCACCTTGGATTTGGCAATGACCTTCTTATCGAGGATGATGGCACATACGCTGATAACGCTGAGGTTCAGGCTATGCCAACATATCCAAACGATGGTTCAATCGCAGTGATTGACGGAAAAGTAATTGTTAAGCTAGGAGAGTAA